Proteins encoded within one genomic window of Lysinibacillus louembei:
- the rnz gene encoding ribonuclease Z — MELHFLGTGAGMPSKERNTSAIAMKLLEERGTIWLFDCGEATQHQILHTTIKPRKIEKIFITHLHGDHVFGLPGLLSSRSFLGGEDTLTVYGPKGLQSWVEATLALTGTHLTYPIAYVEVTEGIVFEDEQFIVHAKLLAHVIPCFGYRIEQKPLLGELLMEKALALGVPKGPLLGKLKQGQDIVLETGEIIYSTDVTAPAKDGFVVTILGDTKYCDNAIRLAERADIVVHEATFDAETTHLAASYGHATNIEAATVAQKANAKNLILNHISARFLAHDITKLLQQARVVFPATYIASDGAQFELKGKELL, encoded by the coding sequence ATGGAGTTGCATTTTTTAGGAACAGGCGCAGGTATGCCTTCAAAGGAGCGCAATACGAGTGCAATTGCCATGAAGCTATTGGAGGAGCGCGGCACAATTTGGTTATTCGATTGTGGTGAAGCGACACAGCATCAAATTTTGCATACGACGATTAAGCCACGCAAAATCGAAAAAATATTTATTACCCATTTGCATGGCGATCATGTTTTTGGCCTGCCAGGACTGCTTAGCTCACGTTCATTTCTAGGTGGGGAGGATACGTTAACAGTTTACGGACCAAAAGGCTTGCAAAGCTGGGTGGAGGCAACACTTGCTTTGACAGGAACGCATTTGACCTATCCAATTGCCTATGTAGAAGTAACAGAAGGTATCGTCTTTGAGGACGAGCAATTTATCGTCCATGCAAAGCTGTTAGCACACGTTATTCCATGCTTTGGCTATCGCATTGAGCAAAAGCCATTGTTAGGTGAACTATTAATGGAAAAGGCGCTTGCCCTTGGTGTCCCAAAAGGTCCATTGCTTGGGAAATTAAAGCAAGGACAAGATATCGTGCTTGAGACAGGGGAAATCATTTATAGCACGGATGTGACAGCACCTGCAAAGGACGGTTTTGTTGTGACTATTTTAGGCGATACAAAGTATTGTGACAATGCAATTCGCCTAGCAGAAAGGGCAGATATTGTGGTGCATGAAGCAACATTTGATGCGGAAACGACCCATTTAGCCGCAAGCTATGGACACGCAACAAATATAGAGGCGGCCACAGTTGCGCAAAAAGCGAATGCTAAAAATCTCATATTAAACCATATTAGCGCACGCTTTTTAGCACATGATATCACAAAATTATTACAGCAAGCACGCGTTGTATTTCCAGCTACCTATATCGCGAGTGACGGTGCCCAATTTGAATTAAAGGGGAAGGAGCTGCTTTAA
- a CDS encoding DNA polymerase IV: MASRVIIHIDMNCFYASVEQVFDESLKGKPLAIAGNPKERRGIIITCSYEARAYGVKTTMTVYEAKKLCPKLILLPPNFERYRHASKQFFKLLREYTELVEPVSIDESYIDISDLCTKRHAMEIAEEIQQRIYTELKLPCSLGVAPNKFLAKTASDMKKPMGITILRKRDVPEKLWPLPVITMHGVGKKTANKLATIGVTTIEQLAKIEVHKIRQLLGINGERLKAKANGEDRREVNPDVIYDTKSVGNSTTLPRDETDYEALQHIIKKLSVKVAERLKAKRLAGTTVTIYIRDADWHNQTRSKSVKNALTNEADIFEIAWALFTRHWDESPVRLLGVTVSNVTDQQHMTQQLGLFDYEEQIKDEPIVELMQQLERKFGKDVIKRGMIAPAQGKYQANTSFSKDFLDDFKE; this comes from the coding sequence ATGGCGAGCCGTGTCATTATACATATTGATATGAATTGTTTTTATGCATCTGTGGAGCAGGTGTTTGATGAAAGCTTGAAGGGCAAGCCACTTGCGATTGCAGGGAACCCGAAGGAGCGGCGCGGCATTATTATTACATGCTCCTATGAAGCACGTGCCTATGGGGTCAAAACAACAATGACTGTGTATGAGGCAAAAAAGCTGTGTCCAAAGCTCATCCTGTTGCCGCCAAACTTTGAGCGCTATCGCCACGCCTCTAAGCAATTTTTCAAGCTATTACGCGAATATACGGAGCTTGTCGAGCCTGTGTCTATTGATGAAAGCTATATAGATATTAGCGATTTATGTACAAAGCGACATGCGATGGAAATTGCTGAGGAAATTCAACAACGCATTTATACAGAATTGAAGCTACCATGCTCGCTCGGTGTGGCACCAAATAAATTTTTAGCGAAAACGGCTTCAGATATGAAAAAACCGATGGGTATTACGATTTTGCGCAAACGTGATGTGCCTGAAAAGCTTTGGCCATTACCTGTCATTACTATGCATGGCGTCGGAAAGAAAACGGCGAATAAACTTGCAACAATTGGTGTTACAACGATTGAACAGCTCGCCAAAATCGAGGTGCATAAAATTCGACAGCTGCTCGGTATTAATGGAGAGCGTTTAAAGGCGAAGGCAAATGGAGAGGATCGTCGTGAAGTCAATCCAGATGTGATTTATGATACAAAAAGCGTCGGTAATTCAACAACATTGCCGCGTGATGAAACAGATTATGAAGCATTGCAGCACATTATAAAAAAACTAAGTGTAAAAGTAGCAGAACGCTTAAAAGCGAAGCGACTTGCTGGAACAACCGTGACAATTTATATTCGCGATGCGGACTGGCACAATCAAACGCGTAGTAAATCTGTTAAAAATGCGCTGACAAATGAAGCAGATATATTTGAAATTGCATGGGCATTATTTACGAGGCATTGGGATGAATCACCTGTTCGCTTGCTCGGTGTTACTGTATCGAATGTGACGGATCAGCAGCATATGACACAGCAGCTCGGTTTATTTGATTATGAGGAGCAAATTAAGGATGAACCAATTGTAGAATTGATGCAGCAGCTTGAACGCAAATTTGGCAAAGATGTCATTAAGCGTGGTATGATAGCGCCAGCACAAGGGAAATATCAAGCAAATACAAGCTTCAGTAAAGATTTTTTAGATGATTTCAAAGAATAG
- the namA gene encoding NADPH dehydrogenase NamA translates to MVKLFASYQVRNVTLKNRIVMAPMCTYEANSDGTVQPFHLTHYGSRAVGGVGLMITEATAILPEGRISVNDLGIWDDQHIEGQRQIVEQAHAYGAKIAIQLAHAGRKATVDGRIVAPTALAFNENYRTPEEMTLEDIDIVVQGFANAARRAQQAGFDVLEIHAAHGYLVNTFLSPLTNKRTDDYGGNAENRYRLLRNIIDAIRAKWDGPLFVRISAHDYTEGGLVPEDFIQFARWMTSQGVDLIDVSSGAVVPATINAYPLYQVPFAKTIKEGANVEVGAVGLITTGQEAEQVLQDGSADLIIIGRELLRDPYFPYRAAKQLGVPFEPTVAVYKRGW, encoded by the coding sequence GTGGTGAAACTTTTTGCAAGCTATCAAGTAAGAAATGTTACATTAAAAAATCGGATCGTCATGGCACCAATGTGCACATATGAAGCAAATAGCGATGGCACGGTACAGCCATTTCATTTAACGCATTACGGCTCACGCGCGGTCGGGGGTGTTGGCTTAATGATTACAGAAGCGACAGCTATTTTACCTGAGGGACGCATTTCAGTGAATGATCTTGGCATTTGGGATGATCAGCATATCGAGGGGCAACGTCAAATTGTCGAACAGGCACATGCGTACGGTGCAAAAATAGCGATTCAATTAGCACATGCTGGACGCAAAGCAACAGTGGACGGTCGCATCGTAGCCCCTACCGCACTTGCCTTTAATGAAAATTATCGCACACCAGAAGAAATGACTCTTGAAGATATTGACATAGTTGTGCAAGGATTTGCTAATGCAGCTAGACGCGCACAGCAGGCGGGCTTTGATGTGCTGGAAATTCATGCAGCACATGGTTATTTAGTGAATACCTTTTTATCACCATTAACAAATAAAAGAACCGATGACTACGGTGGTAACGCAGAAAATCGCTATCGTTTACTGCGCAATATTATCGATGCAATTCGTGCCAAATGGGATGGCCCATTATTTGTACGTATATCTGCACATGATTATACGGAGGGTGGCTTAGTGCCTGAAGATTTCATTCAATTTGCTCGCTGGATGACTTCACAAGGCGTGGATTTAATCGATGTATCCTCTGGTGCAGTTGTTCCTGCAACAATTAATGCCTATCCACTGTATCAAGTACCTTTTGCCAAAACGATTAAAGAAGGAGCAAATGTGGAGGTCGGCGCTGTTGGCTTAATTACAACAGGGCAAGAGGCAGAGCAAGTATTACAGGACGGTAGTGCTGATTTAATCATTATCGGGCGCGAATTACTGCGCGACCCGTACTTCCCATACCGTGCAGCTAAACAGCTCGGTGTGCCATTTGAACCAACTGTGGCGGTGTATAAACGCGGATGGTAA
- a CDS encoding acyl-phosphate glycerol 3-phosphate acyltransferase, whose product MNPPKINPAVLRLLVIFPNVLSYILLFGIIVFIATNYAALREAEALLTWGIIACVLAPMAIYTTYSIVKRIRAGVL is encoded by the coding sequence ATGAATCCACCAAAAATAAATCCAGCGGTACTTCGTTTACTTGTTATTTTTCCGAATGTTTTAAGCTACATATTATTATTTGGTATCATCGTGTTTATTGCGACAAACTATGCTGCTTTACGTGAGGCAGAGGCGCTGCTAACATGGGGCATTATCGCCTGTGTACTTGCACCAATGGCTATCTATACAACATATTCAATTGTCAAACGTATTCGTGCGGGGGTTTTATAA
- the proC gene encoding pyrroline-5-carboxylate reductase: protein MKKIAFIGAGAMAEAIIRGWIDQDCVAKEQIYITNKCEQERLEELQEKYGVQILPNKEMLREVDCIVLATKPKDAKEAMLAIAPFLSSQTAVFSVLAGIPIAAINDILGDRPIARTMPNTSATIGMSASGVTFNALVDEALRAHFLTMLKAIGTVVEVEEEQLHAVTAFSGSGPAYIYYLLEAFEQVAEEVGLAQDVVRSLMVQTLAGAAAMVQTGNEEPAELRRKVTSPGGTTEAGLRALQQHELPATIAACVKSAAARSRELAKGV, encoded by the coding sequence ATGAAAAAAATCGCATTTATCGGCGCTGGTGCTATGGCAGAAGCTATTATTCGAGGCTGGATTGATCAAGATTGCGTAGCAAAGGAACAAATTTATATTACAAATAAATGTGAGCAGGAGCGTTTAGAGGAGCTGCAAGAAAAATATGGTGTGCAAATTTTACCGAATAAAGAGATGCTACGTGAGGTAGATTGTATTGTTCTTGCCACAAAACCAAAGGATGCAAAAGAAGCAATGTTAGCTATTGCGCCATTTTTAAGCTCACAAACAGCGGTCTTTTCTGTATTAGCTGGCATTCCGATTGCAGCAATTAATGACATTTTAGGCGACCGCCCTATTGCGCGCACGATGCCAAATACCTCTGCGACAATCGGTATGTCCGCAAGTGGTGTTACCTTTAATGCTTTAGTCGACGAAGCATTACGTGCGCATTTTTTAACAATGCTAAAGGCAATTGGCACCGTCGTTGAGGTAGAGGAAGAACAGCTGCATGCAGTAACAGCCTTTTCAGGTAGCGGACCTGCCTATATTTATTATTTACTTGAAGCATTTGAGCAAGTAGCAGAGGAAGTTGGCTTAGCGCAAGACGTTGTGCGTTCGTTAATGGTGCAAACACTTGCAGGAGCTGCTGCAATGGTGCAAACTGGTAATGAGGAGCCAGCAGAGCTTCGTCGTAAAGTAACAAGCCCTGGCGGTACAACGGAGGCGGGCTTACGTGCACTACAACAGCACGAGCTACCAGCAACGATTGCTGCTTGTGTAAAAAGTGCTGCAGCACGCTCACGAGAGCTAGCTAAGGGCGTTTAG
- a CDS encoding MBL fold metallo-hydrolase, translating to MHIHKIVLPTPYAIGDVNAFLVKGDALTLFDAGPKTAQAYEALKQGIQEAGYELQDIEQVVLTHHHPDHAGWVDAFPKAEILGHRYVDYWMRQTTEFLQYRECFYRQQLEQENVPQEDIARILDAREELELFGTRPLTQFIQDGDEVPGHPGLIAHETLGHAQSHLMFVEQHTGQAIGGDLLLEKVSSNPLVEPPVDLQGERPKSLLQYNASLKKLQQMDISTLYTGHGEAVTDIKPLVTARLTKQHERAMYVLQLMEEHRNVYDLTKALFGKTYAKQPGLTLSETLGQLDYLVEEGYARSEMQNGVEIYIPA from the coding sequence ATGCATATACATAAAATTGTACTACCAACACCCTATGCAATTGGCGATGTCAACGCCTTTTTAGTGAAAGGTGACGCACTGACATTATTTGACGCTGGACCAAAAACAGCACAAGCGTATGAAGCGTTAAAGCAGGGTATTCAAGAAGCAGGCTATGAGCTGCAGGATATTGAGCAAGTCGTTCTGACACATCATCATCCAGACCATGCTGGCTGGGTTGATGCATTTCCGAAGGCAGAAATACTAGGGCATCGCTATGTAGATTATTGGATGCGCCAAACGACGGAGTTTTTACAATATCGTGAGTGTTTTTACCGCCAACAGCTAGAGCAAGAAAATGTCCCCCAAGAGGATATTGCGCGCATTTTAGACGCACGTGAGGAGCTTGAACTATTCGGTACGCGTCCTTTGACGCAATTTATCCAAGATGGCGATGAAGTGCCAGGGCATCCAGGCTTAATTGCACATGAAACATTAGGGCATGCACAAAGCCATTTAATGTTTGTGGAACAACATACAGGGCAGGCAATCGGTGGTGACCTGCTACTCGAAAAAGTTTCGAGCAACCCGCTAGTTGAGCCACCTGTTGACCTGCAAGGTGAGCGCCCAAAATCGTTGCTGCAATACAATGCCTCATTAAAAAAGTTGCAGCAAATGGACATTTCGACACTATATACAGGGCACGGTGAGGCAGTGACAGACATTAAGCCGCTTGTTACAGCGCGTCTAACAAAGCAGCATGAGCGTGCGATGTATGTTTTACAGCTGATGGAGGAGCATCGTAATGTCTATGATTTAACGAAAGCATTGTTCGGTAAAACGTATGCTAAACAACCAGGGCTAACATTATCAGAAACATTAGGGCAGCTTGATTATTTAGTTGAAGAAGGCTATGCCCGTAGCGAAATGCAAAATGGGGTAGAAATTTATATCCCTGCATAG
- a CDS encoding transglutaminase domain-containing protein, translating to MVRIGWLLTMLLLLAGCTVKTDVKEDIVIANEEPSLDELLQDEKYVHTIYGELFTATSLAELESILATQLVQFDQQIGVIYKGQNLSPENVEQLLTKLKIEHDMIGGTLFYYEFAVVPIEQGFFLDLFSRFTTNKIEMASILPKRDTLLSSLQLEGKSEREQLEAIHRAVIEGMDYNFEYDDLVRDHSPAGFFLYGTGVCQAYASAMHMLLVEAGFEAKLVYGELKSAIANDEKHMWNLVKVDGKWRHVDATSNDRGAGFANQVSKVYFMLTDEQLSATHIWQEADYPRAN from the coding sequence ATGGTAAGGATCGGTTGGCTGTTGACCATGCTCCTTCTACTTGCCGGCTGCACTGTCAAAACAGATGTCAAAGAGGATATAGTCATTGCAAATGAGGAGCCATCATTGGACGAACTGCTGCAGGATGAAAAATACGTTCATACGATCTATGGTGAACTATTTACAGCTACTTCCTTAGCGGAGCTAGAATCTATTTTAGCTACACAGCTTGTCCAGTTTGACCAGCAAATCGGAGTAATCTACAAAGGGCAAAATCTTTCGCCAGAAAATGTAGAACAGCTTCTAACAAAACTGAAAATTGAGCACGATATGATTGGTGGTACGCTATTTTACTATGAATTTGCAGTTGTTCCGATTGAGCAAGGCTTCTTTTTAGACCTTTTTTCACGCTTCACGACAAACAAAATTGAAATGGCCAGCATTTTACCAAAGCGCGATACCCTTCTCTCCTCTCTACAACTTGAAGGTAAGTCGGAGCGTGAACAGCTTGAGGCTATTCACCGTGCGGTCATTGAAGGCATGGATTATAATTTCGAGTATGATGATCTTGTAAGAGATCACTCGCCAGCAGGCTTTTTTCTCTATGGCACAGGTGTTTGCCAAGCCTACGCATCTGCCATGCATATGTTATTAGTGGAAGCAGGATTCGAGGCAAAGCTTGTCTATGGTGAGCTAAAATCCGCGATTGCTAATGATGAAAAGCATATGTGGAATTTAGTCAAAGTGGATGGCAAATGGCGTCATGTCGATGCAACCTCCAATGACCGTGGGGCAGGTTTTGCTAATCAAGTTAGCAAAGTTTATTTTATGTTAACAGATGAGCAGCTTAGTGCTACGCATATTTGGCAAGAAGCGGATTATCCAAGAGCTAATTAA
- a CDS encoding GNAT family N-acetyltransferase, whose protein sequence is MQLFIESMDKEKASAILNWRYEAPYDFYNNELTDEALQELLDGSYNAIVDDKQQLIGFFCVGKGAQVPAGNRFDAYTASCVDMGFGMNPHLTGQGNGFDFCSLIMQFIEQNYAGTPIRLTVAKFNQRAIHLYEKLGFVAQAEFSSELAEFIVMTRKSLHTA, encoded by the coding sequence ATGCAGCTATTTATTGAAAGCATGGACAAGGAAAAAGCCAGCGCTATTTTAAATTGGCGCTATGAAGCACCCTATGATTTTTATAACAATGAGCTAACAGATGAAGCATTACAAGAATTACTGGATGGCTCCTATAACGCAATTGTAGATGACAAGCAGCAATTAATCGGCTTTTTTTGTGTAGGGAAAGGCGCACAGGTGCCTGCGGGCAATCGTTTCGATGCCTATACAGCAAGCTGTGTAGATATGGGGTTTGGCATGAACCCGCATCTTACAGGGCAAGGCAACGGCTTTGACTTTTGCTCGCTAATCATGCAATTTATCGAGCAAAATTATGCAGGGACACCGATTCGATTAACTGTAGCGAAATTCAATCAAAGGGCGATTCATTTATATGAAAAGCTTGGCTTTGTTGCACAGGCTGAATTTAGTAGTGAATTAGCAGAATTTATCGTGATGACAAGAAAAAGCTTGCATACAGCATAA